From the Limanda limanda chromosome 2, fLimLim1.1, whole genome shotgun sequence genome, one window contains:
- the pdcd4b gene encoding programmed cell death protein 4b, with translation MAADCVAWLNANPVEPGDLSDSFLSGDEDNGRPAVSNKNGSSEINGNWLLSSSSSVQEARLKAKAKRRLRKNSSRDSGRGDSLSDNGDVVRGSSAAPTSPKSKLLDRKSRLGKGRGLPKKGGAGGKGVWGRSGEVYQLEQVDAKDPNYDEAQENCVYETVVPPLQERDFEKTVAPIVQEYFEHGDTNEVAELLAELNLGPMCSEVPSLAVSLALEAKASQRELTSRLLADLCGPVLSHSDVENSFDKLLRELPDLVLDTPGAPHLVGRFIARAVSDQILSKGYIEGYKGKVDCEYSRAALDRAAVLLKMSMDGLRIDNQWGSGGGQRPVTQLIKEMNLLLKEYVLSGDRTEAERCLRDLEVPHFHHEFVYEAVLMVLESKGEKTSKMVLQLLKSLSASSIITVDQMRRGYERIYMDIAEINIDVPRAYFILEQFVDMSLSMGVIDVKSRDLCPCRGRKRFVSEGDGGVVKLESY, from the exons AG AGCCCGGGGACCTGAGCGACTCCTTTCTATCTGGTGATGAAGACAACGGCAGGCCGGCTGTCTCCAACAAAAACGGCAGCAGTGAGATCAACGGCAACTGGCTGCTGTCGTCCAGCAGCAGCGTCCAGGAGGCCCGGCTCAAGGCCAAGGCCAAGCGGAGGCTGAGGAAGAACTCCTCCAGGGACTCTGGCCGAGGAGACTCGCTCAGCGACAATGGGGACGTGGTCCGGGGGTCCTCCGCGGCTCCCACCAGCCCCAAGAGCAAGCTGCTGGACAGGAAGTCCAGACTGGGAAAGGGCAGAGGCCTGCCGAAGAAAG GTGGGGCTGGAGGAAAAGGTGTCTGGGGCCGATCCGGTGAAGTTTATCAGCTGGAGCAGGTGGATGCGAAAGATCCCAATTATGACGAAGCTCAG GAGAACTGTGTGTATGAGACTGTGGTCCCTCCACTGCAAGAGAGGGACTTTGAGAAGACTGTCGCCCCCATAGTGCAGGAGTACTTTGAACATGGGGACACTAATGAAGTGGCT GAGCTACTTGCAGAACTGAACCTGGGGCCCATGTGCAGTGAGGTGCCCTCATTGGCTGTGTCGCTGGCCCTGGAGGCCAAAGCCAGCCAACGGGAGCTCACCTCCAGGCTGCTGGCCGACTTATGTGGACCGGTCCTGTCACACAGCGACGTGGAAAACTCCTTCGACAAACTTCTCCGAGAGCTGCCCGACTTGGTCCTGGACACACCCGGAGCCCCACAT TTGGTGGGTCGGTTTATTGCTCGGGCTGTTAGCGACCAAATATTGTCCAAGGGCTACATTGAAGGTTACAAGGGCAAAGTTGACTGTGAATACTCAAG GGCGGCACTGGACCGGGCAGCCGTGCTGTTGAAGATGAGTATGGATGGGCTTCGCATCGACAACCAGTGGGGGTCAGGGGGGGGCCAGAGACCTGTCACACAGCTCATCAAAGAG ATGaacctgctgctgaaggagTACGTTCTGTCTGGAGACCGCACGGAGGCTGAGAGATGCCTGAGAGATCTGGAGGTTCCACATTTCCACCATGAGTTTGTGTACGAG GCTGTACTGATGGTTCTGGAGTCCAAAGGAGAGAAGACTTCCAAAATGGTTCTGCAGCTCCTGAAGTCACTCTCCGCTTCCTCCATCATCACCGTGGACCAAATGAGAAGG ggCTATGAAAGAATTTACATGGACATTGCTGAAATCAACATCGATGTCCCTCGTGCGTACTTCATACTGGAGCAATTTGTGGATATGAGCCTCAGTATGGGAGTCATTGATGTGAAGTCCAGAGATCTCTGTCCCTGTCG AGGCCGGAAGAGATTCGTCAGCGAGGGGGACGGTGGCGTCGTCAAACTTGAAAGCTACTGA